One region of Cuculus canorus isolate bCucCan1 chromosome 6, bCucCan1.pri, whole genome shotgun sequence genomic DNA includes:
- the OSGEPL1 gene encoding tRNA N6-adenosine threonylcarbamoyltransferase, mitochondrial isoform X3: MMNSIAKSLLRSVKHGRAVWLRSSSAHSGKQHLQKLVLGIETSCDDTGAAVVDDAGNVLGEALHCQKEVHLQSGGIIPVVAQQLHRENIEQVVKEALRVSGVSIRELAAVATTVKPGLALSLEVGLHYSLNLVNRYQKPFIPIHHMEAHALTVRLMHQVEFPFLVLLLSGGHCLLAVAQGVSDFLLLGQSIDIAPGDMLDKVARRLSLRKHPECHSMAGGKAIEHLAQAGNRQQHAFRLPMQQYRNCDFSFSGLQNLVNKAIIEKEEEEGIQEGEILSSVKDIAAAVQHAVAVHVIQRTYRAMLFCVKNSILSQKNATLVVSGGVASNQYIRKGLQALADANDFAFLCPPPSLCTDNGVMVAWNGIERLRAGLGVLHSTDGIRYEPNFFPILLPGKTDMEGLGRKKDCFIIFT; this comes from the exons ATGATGAACAGCATTGCCAAAAGCCTCCTGAGATCGGTCAAACATGGCAGAGCTGTGTGGCtgagaagcagctctgctcacTCTGGCAAACAGCATCTTCAGAAATTAGTTCTGGGAATTGAAACAAGCTGTGATGACACTGGTGCGGCTGTGGTGGATGATGCCGGCAATGTTCTAGGAGAAGCTCTGCACTGTCAGAAGGAAGTCCACTTACA ATCAGGTGGAATAATTCCTGTAGTGGCGCAACAGCTTCACAGAGAAAACATCGAGCAAGTAGTAAAAGAGGCTCTCCGTGTCAGTGGAGTTTCTATACGTGAACTTGCAGCAGTTGCAACTACAGTAAAGCCAGGACTTGCACTAAGCCTTGAGGTGGGACTACACTACAGCCTGAACTTGGTGAACAGATACCAGAAGCCATTCATACCCATTCATCACATGGAGGCTCATGCACTGACCGTCAGGCTGATGCACCAGGTGGAATTTCCGTTCTTAGTTCTTTTGCTCTCTGGAGGCCACTGTCTCTTGGCAGTGGCACAAGGAGTTTCAGATTTCCTTCTGCTCGGACAGTCAATAGATATTGCACCAGGGGACATGCTGGATAAG GTGGCAAGACGACTCTCATTAAGAAAGCACCCAGAGTGCCACAGCATGGCTGGGGGAAAGGCGATAGAGCATTTGGCTCAAGCTGGAAACCGGCAACAGCACGCATTCAGACTGCCCATGCAACAGTATCGTAactgtgacttttctttttctggactGCAGAATCTGGTCAATAAAGCCAttatagaaaaagaagaagaagaag GTATTCAAGAAGGTGAGATCCTGTCCTCTGTGAAGgatattgctgctgctgtacaGCACGCAGTGGCTGTTCATGTTATCCAGCGGACGTATCGAGCCATGCTGTTCTGTGTAAAAAATAGCATAttatcacaaaaaaatgcaactttg GTTGTATCAGGAGGAGTTGCGAGTAATCAGTACATCCGAAAAGGTCTACAGGCTTTGGCAGATGcaaatgattttgcttttctgtgtcctCCTCCAAGTCTGTGCACTGATAATGGTGTTATGGTCGCATG GAATGGCATTGAACGGTTACGTGCAGGACTTGGTGTTTTGCACAGTACTGATGGCATCCGCTATGAACCGAA tttcttcccTATTCTACTTCCAGGAAAAACAGACATGGAAGgtcttgggagaaaaaaagattgttttataattttcacatga
- the OSGEPL1 gene encoding tRNA N6-adenosine threonylcarbamoyltransferase, mitochondrial isoform X1, with product MMNSIAKSLLRSVKHGRAVWLRSSSAHSGKQHLQKLVLGIETSCDDTGAAVVDDAGNVLGEALHCQKEVHLQSGGIIPVVAQQLHRENIEQVVKEALRVSGVSIRELAAVATTVKPGLALSLEVGLHYSLNLVNRYQKPFIPIHHMEAHALTVRLMHQVEFPFLVLLLSGGHCLLAVAQGVSDFLLLGQSIDIAPGDMLDKVARRLSLRKHPECHSMAGGKAIEHLAQAGNRQQHAFRLPMQQYRNCDFSFSGLQNLVNKAIIEKEEEEGIQEGEILSSVKDIAAAVQHAVAVHVIQRTYRAMLFCVKNSILSQKNATLVVSGGVASNQYIRKGLQALADANDFAFLCPPPSLCTDNGVMVAWNGIERLRAGLGVLHSTDGIRYEPKAPLGIDISKRVEEDSIKVPKLKKKIRWLAS from the exons ATGATGAACAGCATTGCCAAAAGCCTCCTGAGATCGGTCAAACATGGCAGAGCTGTGTGGCtgagaagcagctctgctcacTCTGGCAAACAGCATCTTCAGAAATTAGTTCTGGGAATTGAAACAAGCTGTGATGACACTGGTGCGGCTGTGGTGGATGATGCCGGCAATGTTCTAGGAGAAGCTCTGCACTGTCAGAAGGAAGTCCACTTACA ATCAGGTGGAATAATTCCTGTAGTGGCGCAACAGCTTCACAGAGAAAACATCGAGCAAGTAGTAAAAGAGGCTCTCCGTGTCAGTGGAGTTTCTATACGTGAACTTGCAGCAGTTGCAACTACAGTAAAGCCAGGACTTGCACTAAGCCTTGAGGTGGGACTACACTACAGCCTGAACTTGGTGAACAGATACCAGAAGCCATTCATACCCATTCATCACATGGAGGCTCATGCACTGACCGTCAGGCTGATGCACCAGGTGGAATTTCCGTTCTTAGTTCTTTTGCTCTCTGGAGGCCACTGTCTCTTGGCAGTGGCACAAGGAGTTTCAGATTTCCTTCTGCTCGGACAGTCAATAGATATTGCACCAGGGGACATGCTGGATAAG GTGGCAAGACGACTCTCATTAAGAAAGCACCCAGAGTGCCACAGCATGGCTGGGGGAAAGGCGATAGAGCATTTGGCTCAAGCTGGAAACCGGCAACAGCACGCATTCAGACTGCCCATGCAACAGTATCGTAactgtgacttttctttttctggactGCAGAATCTGGTCAATAAAGCCAttatagaaaaagaagaagaagaag GTATTCAAGAAGGTGAGATCCTGTCCTCTGTGAAGgatattgctgctgctgtacaGCACGCAGTGGCTGTTCATGTTATCCAGCGGACGTATCGAGCCATGCTGTTCTGTGTAAAAAATAGCATAttatcacaaaaaaatgcaactttg GTTGTATCAGGAGGAGTTGCGAGTAATCAGTACATCCGAAAAGGTCTACAGGCTTTGGCAGATGcaaatgattttgcttttctgtgtcctCCTCCAAGTCTGTGCACTGATAATGGTGTTATGGTCGCATG GAATGGCATTGAACGGTTACGTGCAGGACTTGGTGTTTTGCACAGTACTGATGGCATCCGCTATGAACCGAA agCTCCCCTTGGAATTGATATTTCAAAAAGAGTTGAAGAAGATTCCATTAAGGtgccaaaactgaaaaagaagatacGATGGTTGGCCTCTTAA
- the OSGEPL1 gene encoding tRNA N6-adenosine threonylcarbamoyltransferase, mitochondrial isoform X5 produces the protein MMNSIAKSLLRSVKHGRAVWLRSSSAHSGKQHLQKLVLGIETSCDDTGAAVVDDAGNVLGEALHCQKEVHLQSGGIIPVVAQQLHRENIEQVVKEALRVSGVSIRELAAVATTVKPGLALSLEVGLHYSLNLVNRYQKPFIPIHHMEAHALTVRLMHQVARRLSLRKHPECHSMAGGKAIEHLAQAGNRQQHAFRLPMQQYRNCDFSFSGLQNLVNKAIIEKEEEEGIQEGEILSSVKDIAAAVQHAVAVHVIQRTYRAMLFCVKNSILSQKNATLVVSGGVASNQYIRKGLQALADANDFAFLCPPPSLCTDNGVMVAWNGIERLRAGLGVLHSTDGIRYEPKAPLGIDISKRVEEDSIKVPKLKKKIRWLAS, from the exons ATGATGAACAGCATTGCCAAAAGCCTCCTGAGATCGGTCAAACATGGCAGAGCTGTGTGGCtgagaagcagctctgctcacTCTGGCAAACAGCATCTTCAGAAATTAGTTCTGGGAATTGAAACAAGCTGTGATGACACTGGTGCGGCTGTGGTGGATGATGCCGGCAATGTTCTAGGAGAAGCTCTGCACTGTCAGAAGGAAGTCCACTTACA ATCAGGTGGAATAATTCCTGTAGTGGCGCAACAGCTTCACAGAGAAAACATCGAGCAAGTAGTAAAAGAGGCTCTCCGTGTCAGTGGAGTTTCTATACGTGAACTTGCAGCAGTTGCAACTACAGTAAAGCCAGGACTTGCACTAAGCCTTGAGGTGGGACTACACTACAGCCTGAACTTGGTGAACAGATACCAGAAGCCATTCATACCCATTCATCACATGGAGGCTCATGCACTGACCGTCAGGCTGATGCACCAG GTGGCAAGACGACTCTCATTAAGAAAGCACCCAGAGTGCCACAGCATGGCTGGGGGAAAGGCGATAGAGCATTTGGCTCAAGCTGGAAACCGGCAACAGCACGCATTCAGACTGCCCATGCAACAGTATCGTAactgtgacttttctttttctggactGCAGAATCTGGTCAATAAAGCCAttatagaaaaagaagaagaagaag GTATTCAAGAAGGTGAGATCCTGTCCTCTGTGAAGgatattgctgctgctgtacaGCACGCAGTGGCTGTTCATGTTATCCAGCGGACGTATCGAGCCATGCTGTTCTGTGTAAAAAATAGCATAttatcacaaaaaaatgcaactttg GTTGTATCAGGAGGAGTTGCGAGTAATCAGTACATCCGAAAAGGTCTACAGGCTTTGGCAGATGcaaatgattttgcttttctgtgtcctCCTCCAAGTCTGTGCACTGATAATGGTGTTATGGTCGCATG GAATGGCATTGAACGGTTACGTGCAGGACTTGGTGTTTTGCACAGTACTGATGGCATCCGCTATGAACCGAA agCTCCCCTTGGAATTGATATTTCAAAAAGAGTTGAAGAAGATTCCATTAAGGtgccaaaactgaaaaagaagatacGATGGTTGGCCTCTTAA
- the OSGEPL1 gene encoding tRNA N6-adenosine threonylcarbamoyltransferase, mitochondrial isoform X2, translating to MMNSIAKSLLRSVKHGRAVWLRSSSAHSGKQHLQKLVLGIETSCDDTGAAVVDDAGNVLGEALHCQKEVHLQSGGIIPVVAQQLHRENIEQVVKEALRVSGVSIRELAAVATTVKPGLALSLEVGLHYSLNLVNRYQKPFIPIHHMEAHALTVRLMHQVEFPFLVLLLSGGHCLLAVAQGVSDFLLLGQSIDIAPGDMLDKVARRLSLRKHPECHSMAGGKAIEHLAQAGNRQQHAFRLPMQQYRNCDFSFSGLQNLVNKAIIEKEEEEGIQEGEILSSVKDIAAAVQHAVAVHVIQRTYRAMLFCVKNSILSQKNATLVVSGGVASNQYIRKGLQALADANDFAFLCPPPSLCTDNGVMVAWNGIERLRAGLGVLHSTDGIRYEPKKNRHGRSWEKKRLFYNFHMKNDKILFLKK from the exons ATGATGAACAGCATTGCCAAAAGCCTCCTGAGATCGGTCAAACATGGCAGAGCTGTGTGGCtgagaagcagctctgctcacTCTGGCAAACAGCATCTTCAGAAATTAGTTCTGGGAATTGAAACAAGCTGTGATGACACTGGTGCGGCTGTGGTGGATGATGCCGGCAATGTTCTAGGAGAAGCTCTGCACTGTCAGAAGGAAGTCCACTTACA ATCAGGTGGAATAATTCCTGTAGTGGCGCAACAGCTTCACAGAGAAAACATCGAGCAAGTAGTAAAAGAGGCTCTCCGTGTCAGTGGAGTTTCTATACGTGAACTTGCAGCAGTTGCAACTACAGTAAAGCCAGGACTTGCACTAAGCCTTGAGGTGGGACTACACTACAGCCTGAACTTGGTGAACAGATACCAGAAGCCATTCATACCCATTCATCACATGGAGGCTCATGCACTGACCGTCAGGCTGATGCACCAGGTGGAATTTCCGTTCTTAGTTCTTTTGCTCTCTGGAGGCCACTGTCTCTTGGCAGTGGCACAAGGAGTTTCAGATTTCCTTCTGCTCGGACAGTCAATAGATATTGCACCAGGGGACATGCTGGATAAG GTGGCAAGACGACTCTCATTAAGAAAGCACCCAGAGTGCCACAGCATGGCTGGGGGAAAGGCGATAGAGCATTTGGCTCAAGCTGGAAACCGGCAACAGCACGCATTCAGACTGCCCATGCAACAGTATCGTAactgtgacttttctttttctggactGCAGAATCTGGTCAATAAAGCCAttatagaaaaagaagaagaagaag GTATTCAAGAAGGTGAGATCCTGTCCTCTGTGAAGgatattgctgctgctgtacaGCACGCAGTGGCTGTTCATGTTATCCAGCGGACGTATCGAGCCATGCTGTTCTGTGTAAAAAATAGCATAttatcacaaaaaaatgcaactttg GTTGTATCAGGAGGAGTTGCGAGTAATCAGTACATCCGAAAAGGTCTACAGGCTTTGGCAGATGcaaatgattttgcttttctgtgtcctCCTCCAAGTCTGTGCACTGATAATGGTGTTATGGTCGCATG GAATGGCATTGAACGGTTACGTGCAGGACTTGGTGTTTTGCACAGTACTGATGGCATCCGCTATGAACCGAA GAAAAACAGACATGGAAGgtcttgggagaaaaaaagattgttttataattttcacatgaaaaatgataaaatactcttcttgaaaaaataa
- the OSGEPL1 gene encoding tRNA N6-adenosine threonylcarbamoyltransferase, mitochondrial isoform X4: MMNSIAKSLLRSVKHGRAVWLRSSSAHSGKQHLQKLVLGIETSCDDTGAAVVDDAGNVLGEALHCQKEVHLQSGGIIPVVAQQLHRENIEQVVKEALRVSGVSIRELAAVATTVKPGLALSLEVGLHYSLNLVNRYQKPFIPIHHMEAHALTVRLMHQVEFPFLVLLLSGGHCLLAVAQGVSDFLLLGQSIDIAPGDMLDKVARRLSLRKHPECHSMAGGKAIEHLAQAGNRQQHAFRLPMQQYRNCDFSFSGLQNLVNKAIIEKEEEEGIQEGEILSSVKDIAAAVQHAVAVHVIQRTYRAMLFCVKNSILSQKNATLVVSGGVASNQYIRKGLQALADANDFAFLCPPPSLCTDNGVMVAWNGIERLRAGLGVLHSTDGIRYEPKLSLKDIPLDL; encoded by the exons ATGATGAACAGCATTGCCAAAAGCCTCCTGAGATCGGTCAAACATGGCAGAGCTGTGTGGCtgagaagcagctctgctcacTCTGGCAAACAGCATCTTCAGAAATTAGTTCTGGGAATTGAAACAAGCTGTGATGACACTGGTGCGGCTGTGGTGGATGATGCCGGCAATGTTCTAGGAGAAGCTCTGCACTGTCAGAAGGAAGTCCACTTACA ATCAGGTGGAATAATTCCTGTAGTGGCGCAACAGCTTCACAGAGAAAACATCGAGCAAGTAGTAAAAGAGGCTCTCCGTGTCAGTGGAGTTTCTATACGTGAACTTGCAGCAGTTGCAACTACAGTAAAGCCAGGACTTGCACTAAGCCTTGAGGTGGGACTACACTACAGCCTGAACTTGGTGAACAGATACCAGAAGCCATTCATACCCATTCATCACATGGAGGCTCATGCACTGACCGTCAGGCTGATGCACCAGGTGGAATTTCCGTTCTTAGTTCTTTTGCTCTCTGGAGGCCACTGTCTCTTGGCAGTGGCACAAGGAGTTTCAGATTTCCTTCTGCTCGGACAGTCAATAGATATTGCACCAGGGGACATGCTGGATAAG GTGGCAAGACGACTCTCATTAAGAAAGCACCCAGAGTGCCACAGCATGGCTGGGGGAAAGGCGATAGAGCATTTGGCTCAAGCTGGAAACCGGCAACAGCACGCATTCAGACTGCCCATGCAACAGTATCGTAactgtgacttttctttttctggactGCAGAATCTGGTCAATAAAGCCAttatagaaaaagaagaagaagaag GTATTCAAGAAGGTGAGATCCTGTCCTCTGTGAAGgatattgctgctgctgtacaGCACGCAGTGGCTGTTCATGTTATCCAGCGGACGTATCGAGCCATGCTGTTCTGTGTAAAAAATAGCATAttatcacaaaaaaatgcaactttg GTTGTATCAGGAGGAGTTGCGAGTAATCAGTACATCCGAAAAGGTCTACAGGCTTTGGCAGATGcaaatgattttgcttttctgtgtcctCCTCCAAGTCTGTGCACTGATAATGGTGTTATGGTCGCATG GAATGGCATTGAACGGTTACGTGCAGGACTTGGTGTTTTGCACAGTACTGATGGCATCCGCTATGAACCGAA ATTGTCATTGAAGGACATACCTTTGGATCTCTAG